CTAGTAACTTGGACCAAACTAGAAGCCAAGCAGTTGGATCTTGTTGGGGAAAGTTGGTAACTATCTAATAAGATCTTGTTGCAAAGAAGTAATGACATTTGTCAGCATCCAAACGACAAAGGTGGCTCCCGCTAGAGAAAGAACAAACTGAACTGCGGGAAGGGCGTAGCGAATACGAATTCTGACGAGCTTTAGCGCCAGCTCCAAATTCCACAATCTGATACCAATTATGTTAATAGCCATGTTAAGTACAGTCCCCTGGGATATCAAACCTTAAGAGGGGTCCAACTGTGACCTTAAATACTGCCAAATCCAATCCCACAAAAATCGCGTAGGAGGCGATAGCAATTACCAACCCCATAATCCCGTAGGTTAAAGTCTGCCTGGCGCTCATTAAAGCTTTATCATCACCACCCGCGGTCATATATTTAAAACCGCCCATAACAATGGCAAAAAAACTGGCGAGGCCAATCCCCCAAAAAACGGTTGAGAGGGTTTTTTCATAGACTGTTTCTAGTGCTTGCAAGCAGGCTGGGTCGGGATTTAACCCACCGGCAGTAGGAAATCTTGTGGGATCAACTGTTCCTGCTGCCGCTAAAAATGTCTTGAGTAAAACTGTTGATACAACCATGTTAGAATATTAGCATTTACTAATCTGATTGCAAACCATTATGTCTTCCACAGAATCATGGATTTTTGATAGGTGTTTGGGATACCTTGGCATCAGGCAAAGAAGCCAAAAGGAAATTAGCGATTATATAAAAAAGCTTTTGCGGAAGAAAACCTACTACGACAGTAGCAAACTTGTTTATTCTAAGGAAGAGCAACAAAATATCATCAATTTAACAATTGACAAATTAGTCAAGTTAGAGCTAATTAACGACCACGAGTTTGCTCGCCTTGTAGTCTCATCCAAAACCAGAGGTCGCCACCCCAAAGGAACCAACGCTATCAAAGCGGATCTTTACAAAAAGGGAATTGATCGAGAAATTATTAAATCGGTACTTTTAGAAAATATTGACGATAAGGAAAATGCCAAAATGCTGGCACAAGAAAAGCTAGCGTACTACCTTAAAAAAAACCCCCAAACTGCCAAACAAAAAACCCTGCGCTATTTAGTCTCACGAGGATTTTTCTTTGACACAGCAATTTCGGCAATTGACAGTATCGCCACCACAGAATAGAATGGTTCAGTTACAGTGACCATTTAATAGATTTTTTTAAAGTTATGACTAATCACTATGATAACCAAAATTCGTTCCTTCCTAGATACCCTTATTGGGCTTGTCAAACCACATCAACCCAAGGTTGAACCCAGCACCCCACCAAAACCTATAATTGAAAAAGTTGAAGTACCTGTTGCTCCCGATATAATTCTCCAAGAAGCCAAATCTCAAGCTCGCGAACTGGTAATTGACGCCAAAAACGAAGCCTTAGAAATTAAAAAACAGGCCGAAGAAGAAGCCCGCCATACTAAACAAGAAGCCTTAATCATAGAAAAACGGCTCGAAGATCAAAAATCCCAACTTTTACAAAAAGAAAGCGACCTTGCCAAAAAAGAAGGTGACATTGCCGAAACCAAAGAAAAATACACCCAAAAGCTATCCGAAATCGAAGAGATAAAAAAGAAACAAGTCGAAAAATTAGAAAGAGCCGCTAGCATGACTAAAAAAGACGCCGAAAAGGTCATTTTAGACTATACCGAAAGCAAATTAGCCCGTGAAATTGGCAGAAAGGTTAAAGAGGCAGAAACAACCATAAGTGAGCAAGCCGAAGAAAAAGCTAAAGAAATTTTGGTCAATGCCATGCAAAAAGGTTATGCCGACTATATTGCGGAATACACTGTTTCTAAGGTTAAACTGCCCGACGAAGAGATGAAAGGAAGAATTATTGGCAAAGAAGGCAGAAACATTAAAGCCTTTGAGGACGCCACTGGAGTAAATTTGGATTTGGACGAGACTCCAACAGAAGTTAGAATCTCGTGTTTTGACTCAGTGCGTCGTGAAATTGCAAGAATCGCCCTAGAAAAACTTATTCTAGATGGCAGAATTCAACCGGCAAAAATAGAAGAAGTCGTGGCAAGGTGTCGCGAAGAAATTGACCGGGCCACCTATAGAGCAGGCGAAGAGCTTTGCCAAAAGGTAGGAGTTTATAATCTGCCCAAAGAAATTGTTGCCTTGCTTGGCAAGTTTAAGTACAGGTACTCCTACGGTCAAAACATGATCGAGCATACCCTAGAAGAAGTAAAAATAGGGGTCGCTATTGCAACCGAGCTTAAAGCTGACATTTACACTACAAAGCTTGCCTGTTTGTTACATGATTTGGGAAAGGCAGTTTCCGAGGAAGAAGAAGGAACGCACATAGATCTTGGAGTTAAACTTCTTAAAAAACATGGTATCCCTCAAAGAGTCATTGATGCTGTTGCTGAACATCATGGGGACAGATTTAGTAGCCTAGAGTCGGCAATACTTCACATTGCTGATGGAATTTCGGGAGCGCGCCCCGGAGCCCGATTTGTTGATTACGATTCTTATGTTGCCAGGATGAAAGGACTGGAAGATACCGCCCAAAGCTTTGCTGGAGTAGATAAGGCTTACGCGCTCTCTGCGGGACGGGAAGTAAGAGTAATTGTAAAGCCCGACGAAGCAACCGATGAGGAAACGGCAAAACTAGCCTTTGATATTGCCCAAAAAATAGAGAAAGAGCATACCTACCCCGGAACGGTAAAGATAACTGTGATTCGTGATTATAGAGCGGTTGGTATGGCAAAGTAAGCTAATACGCACATAGGATTTTTGCTTATATCTTGTTTTAAGCGAAGCATTATGATAAAAGTTTTATTTATCGGGGACATTGTTGGCAGTTTAGGGCGTAGTACTTTGCAAAAGGTCTTGCCAAGGCTAATTGTAAGTGATAATATCAACTTAGTTGTAGCAAATTGCGATAATTTAGCACACGGACGCGGTGCCACAGAGCAGACCATAAAAGAAACTATGGGATACGGCGTGGATGTTTTTACTGGTGGCGACCACATATTTGATCTTAAGGAGTTCCAAAATGAAATTGCAAACCTACCGGTTGCTAGAGCACAAAATTTTCTTGGTGACATACCAGGCATGGGATACCAACTTATTAAAAAAGGCTTTAGGTATCCCTTTTGCGTTATAAGCCTAATGGGGGAATGTTTTGGGGGTCAAAACATTAGTAACCCCTTTTATGCGGTAAGCGATTTATTGAGGGGATTAAAAAGAAAAAAGCTCAGTGGAATTTTGGTTGACATTCATGGAGATTTGACTTCGCAAAAAGTGGCTATGGGTCACTTTTTAGACGGTAAGGTTAGCGCAGTAGTTGGGACGCATACTCATATTCCAACTTGTGACGAACGAATTTTAGACAAAGGCACGGCATTTGTAACTGATGCTGGAATGGTGGGAGCGCAAGATTCGGTGCTGGGAGTTAAAAAAGAAATTATCATTAGCAGATTTCTCGACTCCCTCCCCCACAAGTTTGAGTGGGCAACCGAAGAACCGGCGGTTTTTAACAGTGTCTTAATTACTGTAGACGAAAAGACGGGGTTAGCAACTAGTATAGAAAGAAAAGATATAATTTTGAAAGGTGGTGATCCTAAATGACAAAAACAGAATTAGTAGATGTAGTCGCCCAAAAAGGCGGTATGACAAAGGCAGCAGCCGGAAGAGCAGTAGACGCAGTGATAGATGCTATTACCAAAGCTTTATCCAAAGGCGAAAAAGTAACTGTTACCGGTTTTGGTACCTTCGAAGTTAGACCAAGAGCTGCAAGAATGGGCAGAAACCCACAAACTGGGGCAACTCTTCACATTCCTGCAACCAAGACTCCAGCTTTTAAGGCTGGTAAAGCTTTAAAGGAGTCCGTTAAGTAATAAGGTTGATTCTAGGTTAAGAAAAAAGTCCCCCGCGGCACCTTGCGCGGGGGATTTTTGGTTTACAGGTAAAAAAATTAATTAAATCAAAAAGAATTTACTTAAATGTTGATTTACCAAGACGAATCTCTTCCACTTCGGAAGTGGGAGAGTTTCGTATCTAATGCATAGGCTGAGAAACATAGGTAACACATTAGGTAAAATGTGTACCTATGAAATACTCAAATTACATTAAACCTGCTCATCCAAGAACTGCGTATTTTCCCTCTCATAAAATTAGAATCGACCGCTGGGGGTTTTTATAGTCGATAATTTCAACTATAATGGGACTCACCTTCGCAAAGACTAAACTCATTTCCATCAAGATCGACAAAGTGTGCTTTGTACTCACCCCAAGGAGTTTTAAATGGAGATTTAAGGAATTTAACTCCTTTTGTCTTCATTTCTTCATGAGTTTTATTTATATCATCCGTATAGAAAAATATCCCTCGAAGTCCGCCAATATTCCTTTTCGCTTTCATCCAATTTGACCCCCATTTTGGTACGGGTTGACAAATATCATAATCAACACCACCTATTCTCATTGTCGCCGACTTCCATTCCTCGGCACAACTGATAAGATCCATCCCTAATTTTTCTTTATACCATCGGATAGATTTATCCAGATCGTTAACAAATATTTGTATTAAACAACGATTTATTTTCATAATTCTAAACGCCTTTTTTTACATCTACCAAACCTCCAATATAGTTTGCCCTATAGACCAATCTCTCACCCTGTGTAATCTGTTCTTCTCCTGAAAATCGATTAATTTTGCCTTCCCATGAGTTAGAATAGGCATACTCACCATCTTTAAATTCTTTTGGTCCACGAAAAGGATAATCTTTTGGCATTTGTTTTAAAGCGTTCCTCAATATTTTATAGATAGGAGTAGTTTCAATACTCTCCTTAACCCATCCGTAATAAACCATTATCCAATAGGGACGGTTTTCATAAAACACCACCGTTCTTCCTCCATATGGCTCACCGCCAAAAAAATTGTCATGGGACTTCCATGCCCCCTTTTCAAAAGGAATTGTGGTGGATCCATCAGATTCTTTAATCCACTTCTTTTCATCACCACTGGCATAACCCGCATTATTGGAGTCTATTAAAAATTGACATAAAGACTCATTATTCATAGCAACACTATTATACTACTAAAAACTTTACCGCTTTATGATTCAATATCAGCTTCCCTAAAGAGCGTTGTTTCCACCCTGTTCTCCTCAATCTGATCTTTAAATGCCGTGTAGATAAATTTCTTCCACCTCCGAAGTGGAAGAGTTTTGTATTGACAATACAACATCCCCGTTATTAAATTAAACTATGCCCCAAAGATTACTTCCTTTAGTAGAATCGGAGATTTACCATGTTTTTAACAGAGGGATTGAAAATAGAGTGGTTTTTGAGGACGAAGATTACTATTTTAGAGCTACCCAAGCCATCAATTTTTACCGATATTATTCCCCTCCCATAAAACTAACACAACTTTTGGCACTTTCTACTGGAAGATATATTGAGGTAATGGATTTTCTTGCATCTCAAAATGAACTGTTGATAGATATTTTGGCTTATTGTCTAATGCCAAATCACTTTCATTTTTTGCTTAGACAAAAAAGACCTAACGGAATTGCTCTTTTTCTTGCTAATTTTCAAAACAGCTATACCAGATATTTTAATACCAGAAAAAAACGCCGTGGTCCTATATTTCTTACACAATTCAAAGCTAAGCTAATTAAAAACGAAGGTCAGTTACTTCATGTTTCTCGATATATTCATTTAAATCCCTACTCTGCTAGAATTACAGAAACCAAAGATGAGTTAAAAGAGTATCCCTGGTCGTCTTTTACGGAATACATAGAAAATAAAAAAGATGGTATTTGCGAAAAAGAGACGATTCTATCCCATTTTAAAACATCAAAGAGATACGAAATTTTCGTTTTTGATAATGCGGATTATCAACGAACGCTTCAAGGAATAAAAAGTTTGTTGTATTAGCAACACCAAACTCTTCCACTTCGGGGGTGGAAGAATCTCTAAGAGAAGTTTGGGATGGTTATGATTTGACAATCCGGAATTATCGCAAAGGGATTATGAACTTTAATTTGGGGATTCGCTTTTAATATCTCTTTCCACCTTTTTTCGTTTCCAAAATAGCGCAGAGCTAAAAAGCTTAAGGTTTTTTGCGTGTTGGCGTTATTTACTTTGTAGGTAAATTCCTTCTTCCAATTTTTAATCGGTTTTTCGAATTTCGGATTAAAAACCATTTCAGCAAGTGTCGGCTTTATGATATCCCGCATCTCAAAATGCAAATGGGGAAACTCTTTTCTGGTCGCTACCCCGGTGTTTCCGGACAAAGCAATTAACTGCTTTGCCAAAATTTCCTTTCCAAGATTAACTTTAGATTCTTTTAAATGCCCATAGATCGCCACAATATTGCCGTTTCTTATACCAATTATATTTCCCATTCCCCCATGCCACTCGTTTCTAACCACAACCCCACTAAAGGCGTTGTAAACACTAGTCCCTTCTTTGAGCTTAAAATCAACCCCCGGATGATGTCCAGCAAAAATTCCATATGCCCAATCGTAATAATCTTCTTTAAAGATATTGGAGCTCTTAACCCAAAAATATTGGGCTATCGGCGCTTTATTTTCCACTGGATAAAAAAGGGTCGGTTTCTTTCTCATGACCCGAATATTTTAGCATAAGCGACACTCAAGTGAGACATAAAAAAAACCTCGCAATTGAGAAAAGGTGGAAGAATTTCTACAAATCATTTTGGTATACTACCAATATGAAACCAAAAGTGGTTGTTATCGGGGGAGGAACCGGCACATATACCGTCCTATCAGGACTTAAAAACTACGACCTTGATATTACGGCAATTGTTAGCATGGCAGACTCTGGAGGAACTGCCAAAATAGAAAGGGATGAGTTTGGTATGCTTCCCAATTCCGACATTAGAAAAGCGCTACTTGCTCTCTCCCAAACCGAAAATTCGGATATTATTCGGCAACTTTTTTCTTATCGTTTTTATAAGGGGGTCGGAATTTCG
This Patescibacteria group bacterium DNA region includes the following protein-coding sequences:
- a CDS encoding recombination regulator RecX, whose product is MSSTESWIFDRCLGYLGIRQRSQKEISDYIKKLLRKKTYYDSSKLVYSKEEQQNIINLTIDKLVKLELINDHEFARLVVSSKTRGRHPKGTNAIKADLYKKGIDREIIKSVLLENIDDKENAKMLAQEKLAYYLKKNPQTAKQKTLRYLVSRGFFFDTAISAIDSIATTE
- the rny gene encoding ribonuclease Y encodes the protein MITKIRSFLDTLIGLVKPHQPKVEPSTPPKPIIEKVEVPVAPDIILQEAKSQARELVIDAKNEALEIKKQAEEEARHTKQEALIIEKRLEDQKSQLLQKESDLAKKEGDIAETKEKYTQKLSEIEEIKKKQVEKLERAASMTKKDAEKVILDYTESKLAREIGRKVKEAETTISEQAEEKAKEILVNAMQKGYADYIAEYTVSKVKLPDEEMKGRIIGKEGRNIKAFEDATGVNLDLDETPTEVRISCFDSVRREIARIALEKLILDGRIQPAKIEEVVARCREEIDRATYRAGEELCQKVGVYNLPKEIVALLGKFKYRYSYGQNMIEHTLEEVKIGVAIATELKADIYTTKLACLLHDLGKAVSEEEEGTHIDLGVKLLKKHGIPQRVIDAVAEHHGDRFSSLESAILHIADGISGARPGARFVDYDSYVARMKGLEDTAQSFAGVDKAYALSAGREVRVIVKPDEATDEETAKLAFDIAQKIEKEHTYPGTVKITVIRDYRAVGMAK
- a CDS encoding YmdB family metallophosphoesterase — translated: MIKVLFIGDIVGSLGRSTLQKVLPRLIVSDNINLVVANCDNLAHGRGATEQTIKETMGYGVDVFTGGDHIFDLKEFQNEIANLPVARAQNFLGDIPGMGYQLIKKGFRYPFCVISLMGECFGGQNISNPFYAVSDLLRGLKRKKLSGILVDIHGDLTSQKVAMGHFLDGKVSAVVGTHTHIPTCDERILDKGTAFVTDAGMVGAQDSVLGVKKEIIISRFLDSLPHKFEWATEEPAVFNSVLITVDEKTGLATSIERKDIILKGGDPK
- a CDS encoding HU family DNA-binding protein; protein product: MTKTELVDVVAQKGGMTKAAAGRAVDAVIDAITKALSKGEKVTVTGFGTFEVRPRAARMGRNPQTGATLHIPATKTPAFKAGKALKESVK
- a CDS encoding VOC family protein, whose product is MKINRCLIQIFVNDLDKSIRWYKEKLGMDLISCAEEWKSATMRIGGVDYDICQPVPKWGSNWMKAKRNIGGLRGIFFYTDDINKTHEEMKTKGVKFLKSPFKTPWGEYKAHFVDLDGNEFSLCEGESHYS
- a CDS encoding transposase; this encodes MPQRLLPLVESEIYHVFNRGIENRVVFEDEDYYFRATQAINFYRYYSPPIKLTQLLALSTGRYIEVMDFLASQNELLIDILAYCLMPNHFHFLLRQKRPNGIALFLANFQNSYTRYFNTRKKRRGPIFLTQFKAKLIKNEGQLLHVSRYIHLNPYSARITETKDELKEYPWSSFTEYIENKKDGICEKETILSHFKTSKRYEIFVFDNADYQRTLQGIKSLLY
- a CDS encoding M23 family metallopeptidase, encoding MRKKPTLFYPVENKAPIAQYFWVKSSNIFKEDYYDWAYGIFAGHHPGVDFKLKEGTSVYNAFSGVVVRNEWHGGMGNIIGIRNGNIVAIYGHLKESKVNLGKEILAKQLIALSGNTGVATRKEFPHLHFEMRDIIKPTLAEMVFNPKFEKPIKNWKKEFTYKVNNANTQKTLSFLALRYFGNEKRWKEILKANPQIKVHNPFAIIPDCQIITIPNFS